The DNA region GTCATGTTTATAAATTCTGCTATTATTCTTGCTGCAGCATTTACATTTGGAATTGAAGTGGGCATGTATTCCATTTTAACGTATTTCACTGCTATGAAAACTTCAGACTATGTAGTGGATGGTTTTGAAGAATATACAGCCATGACCATAATTTCAGCAAAAGACGCAGAAATTAAATCCTGCATTGTAAATGATTTTGACAAAGCTATTTCAGTTTATAAAGGAGAGCGCGGTTACTTGCCGGGAAGTTTTGATATCAAATACGACTGTGAAATCATCGTCACCATCTTAACAAGACTTGAAATTCACCGCATCAAAACAGCCATACTGGAAATTGATCCGAACGCGTTTTTATATATCTCCTCGATTAAGGAAGTCAAAGGAGGTGTGATTAAACAAAAGTTAAAAAGGTAATTAATCAATATCCCGCTGCTAACGGATCTCAATTCCTGTAATATTTTATTACTTTTACAATACCTATGCCGCTTACGATTACCAATCAGGATATAATCAAGTATTACGATGAATGCGAAAGTGACTACAAACTGCTTTGGCATTTAGGAGAGCAATCTGCCTTACACTATGGCTTTTGGAAAGAAGATACCCGCTTGCTCCGGGACGCGCTTCGCAATATGAATGATTACGTGTTGGGCATTCTGAATCTGAAACCTGGAAATAAATACCTCGATGCCGGTTGTGGCATTGGCGGAACGGCCATGTATGCAAGTTCACTCTGTAAATGCACCGTCCATGGAATTTCTTTAAGTGAAAAACAAATTAATACCGCTAAAACTAAATCAGGATCTAAAAATTTGATTGGTTCGGTTGATTTCTCTGTTCAGGATTTTTGTAAAACGTCTTTTGAGTCGGCCAGCTTCGATGGGGTCTATGGCATAGAAAGCATCTGCCATGCCTTTGACAAAAAATCCTTTTTCCGTGAAGCGCATCGTCTTTTAAAACCAGGCGGGTATTTGGTGGTTGCTGACTTTTTTGAGTCAAAATCAGATATGGACCCGGATGAAAAAAACCTCATGGCCAAATGGGCTGAATCCTGGGCCGTTCCCTCTTTTTCCAATTTTGAAAATTTTATTCAGGATGCTGAAAATATTGGCCTGAAACTTGTTGAAAATAACAATATCAGTCAGGCAATCCAAAAAACTGCCCGTAGGCTCTATTATTGTTTTTTTCCTGGACTCATTTGTCATGGATTTTTGAGAATGTTCGGTCTTCGGAAAAAAACTCAGGGTAGAAACGTGTGGTCAACATATTATCAATATAAAAGCTTACAAAATAAATTGTGGGATTATCGTGTGATGAAATTTGTTAAAAATTAAATGCAACATGGCATCGTTTAGTTTACCAAGCAATCCCAAATTCGAAACATATAATTGCAAATTTTATGAATTCAAACCACCTGGATCTGAGCTTAAAGTCTATGCCCAGGTTTTAAAAGAAGCGATCCCTTCTTTAGATGATATGGTCTATCTTAAAAACGACTACGAACTGGCTCATGAATTGAGTTCAAGCTCTGCTTTGAAAGCAATTGAAATGGTTCGTTCAGATTCTGGATTTATCATTTACAAAGAATATTTTGATGGGATCCCCTTGGAAAATTATTTGACGAATAAAGAATTTAGCATTCCATTATTTCTCCAACTCGCAATACGGATTACTTCACTTTTAAAAGAATTACACAATAAAAAAATAATTGTAAAGGAATTTACGATTGAGAATATACTCATTTCACCTGAAAGTCAGGAAATGAGAATTTGTTGCATGGGGTCTTGCAGTAAATTAAGTCGCGAGCGCATCGAATACAATTCGGAGTTTAATTATTACGGTCCGCTTTGGCACGTTGCCCCTGAACAAACCGGACGCATAGGGCGTACCGTTGATTATCGTTCCGATTTTTATTCTTTAGGCGTTATCCTCTATCAACTTTTATGCTGGCGAAAACCCTTCAATTACACCGACAGTCTGGAATTAATTCATGCGCACATTGCTAAAAATCCGGTTGAACCAAAAGTAATTCAACAAAGCATCCCGGGTCCGATAAATGACGTCGTCATGAAATTAATGTCCAAAAATGCAGAAGATCGTTATCAAAGCGAAGAGGGCATTTTGGAAGATCTTGAACATTGTATCCAGGATTGGCAATTGCATGGAAGTATAAAACCTTTTGGTCTTGGTGAAAAAGATCAATCCAGTATTTTCAGTCTCTCCGAAAAAATGTATGGAAGAAATCAAGAACTAAAACAATTGATTTCTGCCTGGGACCATATCAAAGAAAATAATCTTGAATTATTTTTAGTTTCTGGTTATTCCGGAATTGGCAAAACGCGATTGATTAATGAAATACGCAAACCGGTTCTTGAATCAAACGGATATTTTATCAATGGAAAGTTTGACCAGTTTAATCGTGAAACTCCTTACAGCGCTTTTGGAATGGCCTTCAATGGCTTTATCCAGCAATTACTTTCTGAACAAGACGAACAAATCGCCTTGTGGAGAAATGCAATTAAAGAAAGTTTGGGAGATCACGTGGGCTTATTGCTGGGAGTGATTCCTGAATTGGGAATTCTGGTTGAAAATCAGGAAGCAATTTATGAAATTAGTCATGCTGAAGGTAAAAAACGTTTTTACAATGCCTTCGTTCAATTTTTAAATATTCTTGAAAACGAAAATCGGACCCTGGCTCTTTTTATAGATGATTTGCAATGGGCTGATTCCGGATCCTTAGAACTTATTCAGCATATCTTAAATAGTTCGCTGAAAAATATCCTGGTAATTGGTGCTTACCGTGACAATGAAGTGGATGAATCACATCCATTAATGATGACCTTAAAAATTCTGGAAAAAGATTTCAAAAAGCAAATTATCACTTTGCATTTGACAGATCTTTCACCATTTGATGTGAATAATTTAATTGCAGATTCATTGCATTTAAATACAAAAATTACAGAGGAGTTATCAAAAGCCATTCTAAGTAAAACCCGGGGAAATCCATTTTTCATCCGACAGT from Saprospiraceae bacterium includes:
- a CDS encoding methyltransferase domain-containing protein, coding for MPLTITNQDIIKYYDECESDYKLLWHLGEQSALHYGFWKEDTRLLRDALRNMNDYVLGILNLKPGNKYLDAGCGIGGTAMYASSLCKCTVHGISLSEKQINTAKTKSGSKNLIGSVDFSVQDFCKTSFESASFDGVYGIESICHAFDKKSFFREAHRLLKPGGYLVVADFFESKSDMDPDEKNLMAKWAESWAVPSFSNFENFIQDAENIGLKLVENNNISQAIQKTARRLYYCFFPGLICHGFLRMFGLRKKTQGRNVWSTYYQYKSLQNKLWDYRVMKFVKN